A window of the Halodesulfovibrio sp. MK-HDV genome harbors these coding sequences:
- a CDS encoding DMT family transporter: MLTKDHLLPTLSLFSAMVLWASSFIAMKIAVTGFSPIAVVFGRMIIASILFLVLWKNFRGLKVRREDWKQLIFMAVCEPGLYFLFEAYALKYTSATQAGMIVATLPVFVAIAAFFVLKEKLALRVWAGFILAAFGVAMLSWGATATENAPNPMLGNTLETLAMVSATGYMITAKNLSNRYSPLFITALQAWVGAIFFLPLLMFTPDAFPTEYPQDATIAVLYLASVVTMGAYGMYNYGLSKVPAGQASGFTNLIPVFTMLMGFLFLGDRLSTAQFVASGLVLGGVILTQISPAKKLKVTTSQ, translated from the coding sequence ATGCTTACTAAAGACCACCTTCTTCCTACCTTGTCACTTTTCAGTGCTATGGTTCTGTGGGCGAGTTCATTCATCGCAATGAAGATTGCTGTAACAGGCTTTTCGCCTATTGCTGTTGTATTTGGACGCATGATCATCGCATCCATACTCTTTCTTGTACTCTGGAAGAATTTTCGTGGTCTTAAAGTCCGACGAGAGGACTGGAAGCAACTTATTTTCATGGCAGTATGCGAACCCGGCCTGTACTTTCTTTTCGAGGCATACGCGCTCAAATATACATCCGCCACACAGGCAGGGATGATTGTTGCGACACTCCCAGTGTTTGTAGCCATTGCCGCGTTCTTTGTTCTTAAAGAAAAACTGGCTCTACGCGTATGGGCAGGATTCATTCTTGCTGCATTCGGCGTCGCAATGCTCTCATGGGGAGCAACGGCAACCGAAAACGCGCCTAACCCGATGCTCGGCAACACGCTTGAAACGCTCGCTATGGTATCTGCGACGGGCTACATGATCACGGCAAAAAATCTTTCCAACCGCTATTCACCGCTGTTTATTACGGCGCTGCAAGCATGGGTTGGAGCTATATTTTTTCTGCCGCTCCTTATGTTCACCCCTGATGCCTTCCCGACGGAATACCCGCAGGACGCAACCATTGCCGTTCTCTATCTTGCAAGCGTTGTAACAATGGGTGCATACGGTATGTACAACTACGGATTAAGCAAAGTACCGGCAGGACAAGCATCTGGTTTTACCAACCTTATTCCTGTATTTACAATGCTCATGGGCTTTTTGTTTCTTGGAGATCGACTCTCTACAGCACAGTTTGTGGCATCCGGCCTTGTGCTTGGCGGCGTAATCCTTACGCAGATTTCACCAGCTAAGAAATTAAAAGTAACAACAAGTCAGTAA
- a CDS encoding DEAD/DEAH box helicase — translation MERCIFSDLPLSPELLKAVEDMGFEEASPIQALAIPPLLEGKDVIGQAQTGTGKTAAFGIPALEKVDVRQKSPQAIILCPTRELAIQVATEITELAKRKRGVFVLPIYGGQPIDRQIKALRRGVQVIVGTPGRVMDHMKRGTISLQEISMAVLDEADEMLDMGFRDDIEFILEQVPEKSQTVFFSATMRDEILGLAKRFLKEPEFLKVTQKVLTVPNIEQIYYEVRPFQKMDALCRVLDVYNPKLTIVFCSTKRGVDELTANLQGHGYQADGLHGNLNQTQRDRVMNRFRKGNIEVLVATDVAARGIDVDDVEAVVNYDIPNDVEYYVHRIGRTGRAGRMGRAFTFVSGKEFWKLRDIKRYTKARIVQHQVPTIADVENAKSSKLLDEIRDNINKHELDRYLTIVNDFIQNEFDGDLTTTEMAAALLKILMHRELGDAMPEEKKSFGDTGAQAGMVRLFINVGRKSRIGARDIVGAIAGESGLPGKMIGAIDIYDRFTFVEVPEDYAQEVLNVMNGNQIRGNKLFVEPASRR, via the coding sequence ATGGAAAGATGTATTTTTTCTGATCTCCCGTTGTCTCCGGAGTTATTGAAAGCAGTTGAAGACATGGGATTTGAAGAAGCATCTCCAATTCAGGCTTTGGCCATCCCGCCCCTTCTCGAAGGTAAGGACGTAATTGGTCAGGCTCAGACAGGTACGGGTAAAACCGCAGCGTTCGGTATTCCAGCTTTGGAAAAAGTCGACGTGCGTCAAAAATCTCCACAGGCAATCATTCTTTGCCCTACTCGTGAACTTGCTATTCAGGTTGCTACAGAGATTACTGAACTCGCTAAGCGTAAACGTGGCGTGTTTGTACTTCCTATTTACGGTGGCCAGCCAATCGATCGTCAGATTAAAGCTCTGCGTCGTGGTGTTCAGGTTATCGTAGGTACTCCTGGTCGTGTAATGGACCACATGAAACGTGGTACTATTTCCCTTCAGGAAATCAGCATGGCTGTTCTTGATGAAGCGGACGAAATGCTCGACATGGGCTTCCGTGATGACATCGAGTTCATCCTTGAACAGGTTCCGGAAAAAAGCCAGACAGTATTCTTCTCCGCTACCATGCGTGACGAGATTCTTGGACTTGCTAAACGCTTCCTTAAAGAACCTGAGTTCCTTAAAGTTACTCAGAAGGTTCTTACTGTTCCTAACATTGAACAGATTTACTACGAAGTTCGTCCTTTCCAGAAAATGGATGCTCTTTGTCGTGTACTCGACGTATACAACCCTAAGCTCACAATCGTATTCTGCTCCACTAAACGTGGCGTAGACGAACTTACTGCGAATCTTCAGGGTCATGGCTACCAGGCAGACGGTCTGCACGGTAACTTGAACCAGACTCAGCGTGACCGCGTTATGAACCGTTTCCGTAAAGGTAACATCGAAGTGCTCGTTGCAACTGACGTAGCAGCTCGTGGTATCGACGTAGACGACGTTGAAGCAGTAGTTAACTACGATATCCCTAACGACGTAGAATACTACGTTCACCGTATCGGCCGTACAGGTCGTGCAGGTCGTATGGGTCGTGCGTTTACTTTTGTTTCCGGTAAAGAATTCTGGAAGCTTCGCGATATCAAACGCTACACTAAAGCACGTATCGTACAGCACCAGGTTCCTACCATTGCTGACGTTGAAAATGCGAAATCAAGCAAACTGCTCGACGAAATTCGCGACAACATCAACAAACACGAACTTGATCGTTACCTCACCATCGTTAATGACTTCATTCAGAACGAATTTGATGGCGACCTCACTACTACTGAGATGGCAGCAGCGCTGCTTAAAATTCTCATGCATCGTGAACTCGGTGACGCAATGCCGGAAGAGAAAAAATCCTTCGGCGACACTGGCGCACAGGCAGGCATGGTTCGTCTGTTCATCAACGTTGGTCGCAAAAGCCGTATCGGCGCACGTGACATCGTAGGTGCAATCGCTGGTGAATCCGGTCTTCCTGGTAAAATGATTGGTGCAATCGATATTTACGATCGCTTCACCTTCGTTGAAGTTCCAGAAGACTACGCACAGGAAGTTCTTAACGTAATGAACGGCAACCAGATTCGCGGCAACAAATTGTTCGTTGAACCTGCTTCCCGTCGATAA
- a CDS encoding GIY-YIG nuclease family protein translates to MSKKTSWVVYLVRCADGSLYCGITTDMDRRLGEHNSGKGARYTRSRRPVSLIASAFVPDRSTASKIECNIKRQPSGKKVETLNRCVREFASSAAQSQDAS, encoded by the coding sequence ATGTCGAAAAAAACAAGTTGGGTAGTCTATCTTGTGCGATGTGCAGACGGTTCGCTCTACTGCGGCATAACAACCGATATGGACAGACGCCTTGGCGAACATAACTCGGGTAAAGGAGCAAGATATACACGCTCCAGACGCCCAGTTTCCCTGATTGCCAGCGCCTTTGTTCCGGATCGGAGCACAGCTTCTAAGATAGAATGTAACATAAAAAGACAGCCCTCCGGCAAGAAAGTAGAAACTCTGAACAGGTGCGTCAGAGAGTTCGCTTCTTCTGCAGCGCAGTCACAAGATGCCAGTTAG
- a CDS encoding metal-dependent hydrolase, translating to MQELQWNGHANFQLKTPSATILIDPFFEGNPSAASTWQNASKPDAVFVTHDHDDHTGSTVEICKSTGAKLGAIVGTTDKLVAAGIPQEQVINGIGFNIGGTIVVEGVSVTMTQAYHSTESGAPVGYIFRLDDGYTVYHAGDTGIFSGMELWGRLYDIDLALLPIGGVFTMDAKQAALACSLLKCKSVMPMHWGTFPVLEQNTKDFAYQLKNYAPDCRLYDLKPGDTLKLENTTAADCKC from the coding sequence ATGCAGGAATTGCAATGGAATGGACACGCGAATTTTCAACTGAAAACTCCTTCAGCGACAATATTAATTGATCCGTTTTTTGAAGGAAACCCTTCTGCCGCCAGCACATGGCAGAATGCATCGAAACCGGATGCTGTGTTTGTGACCCACGATCACGATGACCATACCGGTTCAACAGTCGAAATTTGTAAATCCACAGGTGCTAAGCTTGGTGCGATTGTCGGTACAACTGATAAGTTAGTAGCGGCAGGCATTCCGCAGGAACAGGTTATTAATGGCATCGGTTTTAATATTGGTGGTACCATTGTGGTGGAAGGTGTGAGTGTGACCATGACACAAGCCTACCATTCCACAGAATCCGGTGCTCCTGTCGGGTATATTTTCCGACTGGACGACGGATACACCGTATATCATGCCGGTGACACAGGAATTTTCTCAGGAATGGAATTATGGGGGCGATTGTATGACATCGATCTCGCCCTGCTGCCGATAGGTGGCGTGTTTACTATGGATGCAAAACAGGCGGCGCTCGCATGCAGTCTGCTTAAATGCAAAAGCGTGATGCCGATGCATTGGGGCACCTTCCCCGTCCTTGAACAGAACACAAAAGATTTTGCTTACCAGTTGAAGAATTATGCTCCGGATTGTCGCCTGTACGATTTAAAACCAGGTGATACTTTGAAGCTTGAAAACACAACGGCTGCTGACTGTAAATGTTAG
- a CDS encoding UbiX family flavin prenyltransferase — protein MKKIVVAVTGASGMPLSVTLLKELAATSQAEVHLIVSDAAKTVLELESGLTLDHLTSYAHSVYSQHEFGAAPASGSWLHDGMIICPCSMASLGAIANGIGSNLIHRAADVTLKERRKLILVPRETPLNRIHLQNMLAADEAGALIMPPTPGFYSKPETIEDICTHLVGRMLDHLGIEHALVKRWNGI, from the coding sequence ATGAAAAAGATTGTTGTAGCCGTGACAGGCGCCAGTGGCATGCCACTGTCAGTTACGCTGCTCAAAGAACTCGCCGCCACTTCTCAGGCTGAAGTACATCTTATTGTATCTGATGCAGCTAAGACAGTCCTCGAGCTTGAGTCAGGGCTTACTCTCGATCATCTCACCTCCTATGCACACTCTGTTTACTCACAACATGAATTTGGGGCAGCACCGGCAAGTGGTTCCTGGTTGCACGACGGTATGATTATTTGTCCGTGCTCTATGGCCTCTCTTGGCGCAATCGCCAACGGTATCGGTTCTAACCTTATACATAGAGCTGCTGATGTAACTTTGAAAGAACGTAGAAAGCTTATTCTTGTTCCTCGCGAGACACCGCTGAATCGTATACACTTGCAGAACATGCTCGCGGCCGATGAAGCAGGTGCGCTTATTATGCCACCTACTCCGGGCTTTTATTCAAAGCCTGAGACGATAGAAGATATTTGTACTCATCTGGTAGGTAGAATGCTTGATCATTTAGGCATCGAGCATGCTTTAGTTAAACGCTGGAACGGTATTTAG
- a CDS encoding FliI/YscN family ATPase: MIDPRGALELLTNLEPNQSFGKVNKVVGLIVEGCGIKAPLGAVCQLIPEDGAKQIPAEVVGFRDGNILFMPYGDMRGIKPGSLIRNSSLPPTFPVGNDMLGKAFDAFGNELGSEMPMHTAEGYKPLYASPPNPLSRARIVEPLDVGVRSINSLITLGKGQRVGIMAGSGVGKSTLMGMMARYTEADINVIALIGERGREVLEFMEKDLGPEGMKRSVLLVATSDQSPLVRMRAAYAATAVAEFYRDQGKNVLLMMDSVTRFAMAAREVGLATGEPPTTKGYTPTVFTQLPKLLERAGNSDKGSITGIYTVLVDGDDFNEPIADAVRSILDGHIVLTRDLADNGHYPAIDVLRSVSRLRGDICTRDVIEEGQSVTKLLAAYKKVEDMVNIGAYSHGSNPVVDKAIAMVPKVNEFLQQRVEDPCTIEESYSQLHTLVQQ; this comes from the coding sequence ATGATCGACCCGCGTGGTGCCCTTGAGTTGCTGACAAATTTAGAACCGAACCAGTCTTTTGGTAAGGTAAATAAAGTTGTAGGTCTCATTGTAGAAGGGTGTGGAATCAAAGCTCCTCTGGGAGCCGTGTGCCAACTTATTCCTGAAGATGGTGCAAAGCAGATTCCGGCAGAGGTCGTAGGCTTTCGTGACGGCAACATTCTGTTCATGCCGTACGGTGACATGCGCGGCATTAAGCCGGGGTCACTTATCCGAAATTCAAGCCTGCCGCCGACTTTTCCTGTGGGTAATGACATGCTCGGTAAAGCGTTTGATGCGTTTGGCAATGAGCTTGGATCAGAAATGCCGATGCATACCGCTGAAGGCTACAAGCCGTTGTATGCATCACCACCTAACCCGCTTTCCCGTGCGCGCATTGTAGAGCCGCTGGACGTTGGAGTACGCTCCATCAACAGTCTCATCACATTGGGCAAAGGACAGCGTGTTGGTATTATGGCGGGTTCCGGTGTTGGTAAATCTACCCTTATGGGTATGATGGCTCGATACACTGAAGCAGACATTAACGTCATTGCGCTGATTGGCGAACGTGGGCGTGAAGTTCTGGAATTCATGGAAAAGGATTTAGGTCCTGAAGGCATGAAGCGCTCAGTACTTCTCGTGGCAACTTCCGACCAATCACCCCTTGTACGTATGCGTGCCGCTTATGCTGCAACCGCAGTGGCAGAATTTTATCGTGATCAGGGCAAAAACGTTCTGCTCATGATGGACTCAGTAACCCGATTCGCAATGGCAGCTCGTGAAGTTGGTCTTGCAACGGGTGAACCGCCAACAACCAAGGGCTACACCCCGACAGTATTTACTCAGCTTCCAAAACTTTTGGAACGCGCAGGCAACAGTGATAAAGGCAGTATTACCGGAATCTATACCGTTCTTGTTGATGGTGATGATTTCAACGAGCCAATCGCTGATGCTGTTCGTTCAATCCTCGACGGGCATATCGTTTTGACGCGTGATCTTGCGGATAACGGACATTATCCAGCAATCGACGTTTTGCGTTCTGTCTCCCGTCTTCGTGGTGATATTTGTACCCGCGACGTTATCGAGGAAGGACAGTCTGTAACCAAGTTGCTGGCTGCCTATAAGAAAGTGGAAGATATGGTAAACATCGGCGCATATTCCCATGGCTCAAACCCTGTGGTGGATAAAGCCATCGCAATGGTGCCGAAAGTAAACGAATTTTTGCAGCAACGGGTAGAAGATCCTTGTACTATCGAGGAATCCTATTCTCAGTTGCATACTTTAGTACAACAATAA